The following are encoded together in the Nocardioides okcheonensis genome:
- a CDS encoding SigE family RNA polymerase sigma factor, with product MTTRTEAEVPRGSGRDADFSAYMAARQAALYRTAYLLAGDHAGAEDLLQNAFAKLYLSWDRIRDHGALDGWVRRVMVNDHNSLWRRAWKRREHSTERLPEAGASDSYDDGLGGELWSFVQTLPPKQRSVVVLRYYEQLSEAEIADVLGISTGTVKSQASRALAALRARAPQSLNPHESGDDVR from the coding sequence GTGACGACGAGGACCGAGGCGGAGGTGCCACGGGGGTCGGGCAGGGACGCCGACTTCTCGGCCTACATGGCTGCCCGCCAGGCGGCGCTCTACCGCACCGCCTACCTCCTCGCCGGCGACCACGCCGGCGCCGAGGACCTGCTGCAGAACGCCTTCGCGAAGCTCTACCTCTCGTGGGACCGCATCCGCGACCACGGCGCCCTCGACGGCTGGGTCCGCCGGGTGATGGTCAACGACCACAACTCGCTGTGGCGCCGGGCCTGGAAGCGCCGCGAGCACTCGACCGAGCGGCTGCCGGAGGCCGGGGCCAGCGACAGCTACGACGACGGCCTCGGCGGCGAGCTGTGGTCGTTCGTCCAGACGCTGCCGCCGAAGCAGCGGTCCGTGGTGGTGCTGCGCTACTACGAGCAGCTGAGCGAGGCCGAGATCGCCGACGTGCTCGGCATCTCGACGGGGACGGTCAAGTCGCAGGCCAGCCGGGCGCTGGCCGCGCTGCGCGCACGCGCGCCCCAGTCACTCAACCCCCACGAGTCCGGAGACGACGTCCGATGA